In Promicromonospora sp. Populi, one genomic interval encodes:
- a CDS encoding ferritin, with amino-acid sequence MTTTSENSQYLKLLGEQVGHELAAHLQYVAIAVWFDSHDLPQLAAHFYRQALEERNHGMMIVQYHLDRSLPVKIPGTPEVRNDFANVLEPLQLALDQEQQVTRQIEAIFRAAREEGDALGEQFLMWFLEEQVEEVAAATTLVTVATRAGDNLFDLENYVARETIGDAGQSAAAPKAAGGAL; translated from the coding sequence ATGACGACTACCTCTGAGAACTCGCAGTACCTCAAGCTGCTGGGCGAGCAGGTGGGCCACGAGCTGGCCGCGCACCTGCAGTACGTGGCGATCGCAGTCTGGTTCGACAGCCATGACCTGCCCCAGCTCGCCGCGCACTTCTACCGCCAGGCGCTCGAGGAGCGCAACCACGGCATGATGATCGTCCAGTACCACCTCGACCGGTCGCTGCCCGTGAAGATCCCCGGCACACCCGAGGTGCGGAACGACTTCGCAAACGTGCTGGAGCCGCTCCAGCTCGCGCTGGACCAGGAGCAGCAGGTCACCCGGCAGATCGAGGCGATCTTCCGCGCGGCCCGCGAGGAGGGCGACGCGCTGGGCGAGCAGTTCCTGATGTGGTTCCTCGAGGAGCAGGTCGAGGAGGTCGCCGCCGCGACCACGCTGGTCACCGTCGCGACGCGCGCCGGCGACAACCTGTTCGACCTGGAGAACTACGTCGCCCGCGAGACGATCGGCGACGCCGGCCAGTCCGCCGCGGCACCGAAGGCGGCCGGCGGGGCGCTCTGA
- a CDS encoding MFS transporter: MSRPTQDGPTPVRASSPREQRRVVLATVVGTTVEWYDFFLYAAAAGLVFGQLFFEPAGSGLATLLAFGSVGVSFLFRPLGAIIAGHLGDRYGRRVVLVFTLLLMGTATALIGLLPTYGQIGVTAPVLLVLLRILQGISAGGEWGGAVLMSTEHAPAHRRGLFGASPQVGVPLGLLLSSAMMAIMSAVAPGDAFLTWGWRVPFLLSIVLIGVGFWVRRSVEESPVFVEIADRKETTHQPLLRLFKKHTPLVFVAAFIFAGNNAVGYMTAGGYIQRYASDPAGPVGLDRGPVLWAVTISAVVWLVSTWSAAALSDHLGRRTTLAVGFVAQLVGVLALFPLVNLGTFGSLLLGLSILSIGLGLSYGPQSALNAELYPASIRFSGAAASHATGSILGGAFAPTIATALVQATGATTSVTFYLAGMTVIGLAATLLLRDRTGIPLGPDHEEEQAVSPIYGLSRA; encoded by the coding sequence ATGTCACGTCCGACCCAGGACGGACCGACCCCGGTCCGCGCCTCATCGCCCCGCGAACAGCGCAGAGTCGTCCTCGCGACCGTGGTCGGCACGACGGTCGAGTGGTACGACTTCTTCCTCTATGCCGCAGCGGCCGGCCTGGTATTCGGCCAGCTGTTCTTCGAGCCTGCGGGCTCAGGTCTCGCCACCCTCCTGGCCTTCGGCTCGGTGGGCGTCAGCTTCCTCTTCCGCCCGCTTGGCGCGATCATCGCCGGGCACCTCGGCGACAGGTACGGACGGCGCGTGGTGCTCGTCTTCACCCTGCTGCTCATGGGCACGGCGACGGCGCTCATCGGACTGCTGCCGACGTACGGGCAGATCGGCGTCACGGCACCGGTCCTGCTGGTGCTGCTGCGGATCCTCCAGGGCATCTCGGCAGGCGGCGAGTGGGGAGGGGCCGTCCTGATGTCCACCGAGCACGCCCCCGCGCACCGTCGCGGCCTCTTCGGTGCCTCGCCCCAGGTAGGAGTCCCGCTCGGCCTGCTGCTCTCGTCCGCGATGATGGCGATCATGAGCGCCGTCGCGCCCGGCGACGCCTTCCTCACGTGGGGCTGGCGGGTCCCGTTCCTACTGAGCATCGTGCTCATCGGTGTCGGGTTCTGGGTGCGCCGCAGCGTCGAGGAGAGCCCGGTGTTCGTCGAGATCGCCGATCGCAAGGAGACCACCCACCAGCCGCTCCTGCGGCTCTTCAAGAAGCACACGCCGCTCGTCTTCGTCGCCGCCTTCATCTTCGCCGGCAACAATGCTGTCGGCTACATGACCGCCGGCGGATACATCCAGCGTTATGCGTCCGATCCGGCGGGTCCTGTCGGGCTCGATCGCGGACCGGTCCTGTGGGCCGTGACGATCTCCGCCGTCGTCTGGCTCGTATCCACCTGGTCCGCGGCCGCCCTGTCTGACCACCTCGGCCGCCGCACCACCCTCGCGGTCGGCTTCGTGGCGCAGCTCGTCGGCGTGCTCGCGCTGTTCCCGCTGGTCAACCTGGGGACGTTTGGCTCGCTGCTCCTCGGCCTGTCCATCCTCTCGATCGGTCTGGGGCTCAGCTACGGACCGCAGTCGGCGCTCAACGCCGAGCTGTACCCGGCGTCGATCCGGTTCTCCGGCGCCGCGGCCTCCCACGCGACCGGGTCGATCCTCGGTGGCGCGTTCGCGCCCACCATCGCCACGGCGCTGGTGCAGGCCACGGGTGCGACGACATCCGTGACCTTCTACCTCGCCGGCATGACGGTGATCGGGCTGGCAGCGACACTGCTGCTGCGGGACCGCACCGG
- a CDS encoding GntR family transcriptional regulator: protein MTAPDESTSAVETAFAGALSKSQLAYTHLRDRIALHDLGPGYRLVLQSIADELSMSVVPVREAIRRLEAEGLVTYERNVGARVAMIDEHGYVDAMQALGVVEGAATGLSAQGISPVDLARAAEVNERMRALLDHFDPHMFTALNRQFHSVLFESCPNPLLLDMVHRGWAQLSGLRDSTFAFVPGRAHDSVAEHVYLLDLIAGGAEPIEIEIAARDHRWATMQAFLDARAGRAGADAASADAAVAAAARPHQTQHRETP, encoded by the coding sequence ATGACGGCACCGGACGAATCGACGTCGGCGGTCGAGACCGCGTTCGCCGGCGCGCTCAGCAAGTCCCAGCTGGCCTACACGCACCTGCGCGACCGCATCGCGCTCCACGACCTCGGCCCGGGCTACCGCCTCGTGCTGCAGAGCATCGCCGACGAGCTCTCGATGAGCGTCGTGCCGGTGCGCGAGGCGATCCGGCGGCTGGAGGCCGAGGGCCTGGTGACCTATGAGCGCAACGTCGGGGCGCGGGTCGCGATGATCGACGAGCACGGGTACGTGGACGCCATGCAGGCCCTGGGCGTCGTCGAGGGGGCTGCGACCGGCCTCTCGGCGCAGGGCATCTCACCCGTGGACCTAGCACGCGCGGCGGAGGTGAACGAGCGCATGCGCGCCCTGCTCGATCACTTCGACCCGCACATGTTCACGGCGCTGAACCGGCAGTTCCACTCGGTGCTGTTCGAGTCGTGCCCCAACCCCTTGCTGCTCGACATGGTCCACCGCGGCTGGGCCCAGCTGTCCGGGCTGCGGGACTCCACGTTCGCCTTTGTGCCCGGCCGGGCACATGACTCCGTGGCGGAGCACGTCTACCTCCTCGACCTGATCGCCGGCGGCGCCGAACCGATCGAGATCGAGATCGCCGCGCGCGACCACCGCTGGGCGACCATGCAGGCCTTCCTGGACGCCCGCGCCGGCCGTGCCGGTGCTGACGCTGCCAGTGCTGACGCTGCCGTCGCCGCCGCAGCCAGGCCCCACCAGACACAACACCGGGAGACACCGTGA
- a CDS encoding GPP34 family phosphoprotein, with protein sequence MTVSTIPAAPLIAEDLLLLLFDPRSGTIAGEGTLFYTLAGAVLTELVVEEHVTVDERPTLTGPRVTAVTSNPPADPLLHDVWEPLTTKRQGAQSLIAEVGPQLRGVLLDRLAERGHIHREEHKALGFIKTTALVDGGTSRRAELLDAVRPVLADGAEPTPRSGVLAALLSASGSLPVLDKDIPWSGAVYTRGKELEKGDWGAAAASEAVTRTMLAVTTASAAIAISSVQGG encoded by the coding sequence TTGACCGTATCGACCATCCCCGCCGCACCACTGATCGCCGAGGACCTGCTCCTGCTGCTGTTCGACCCCCGGTCCGGCACCATCGCTGGCGAGGGCACGCTCTTCTACACGCTGGCGGGCGCGGTCCTGACCGAGCTGGTGGTCGAGGAGCACGTCACGGTCGACGAACGTCCGACGCTGACCGGCCCGCGGGTGACCGCGGTGACCAGCAACCCGCCGGCCGACCCACTGCTGCACGACGTGTGGGAGCCGCTCACCACGAAGCGGCAGGGTGCGCAGTCGCTCATCGCCGAGGTCGGCCCGCAGCTGCGCGGCGTGCTGCTCGACCGGCTCGCCGAACGAGGCCACATCCACCGCGAGGAGCACAAGGCCCTCGGTTTCATCAAGACGACCGCCCTGGTCGACGGCGGTACGTCCCGCCGCGCGGAGCTGCTGGACGCGGTGCGCCCCGTGCTGGCCGACGGCGCCGAGCCGACCCCGCGCTCCGGGGTGCTCGCGGCGCTGCTGTCGGCGAGCGGGAGCCTGCCGGTGCTGGACAAGGACATCCCGTGGTCGGGCGCCGTCTACACCCGCGGCAAGGAGCTGGAGAAGGGCGACTGGGGTGCCGCGGCCGCCTCGGAGGCGGTGACCCGGACCATGCTGGCGGTCACCACCGCCAGCGCGGCCATCGCTATCTCGTCCGTCCAGGGCGGCTGA
- the hpaH gene encoding 2-oxo-hept-4-ene-1,7-dioate hydratase — protein MLDDATITGIADELARAEAERTTVPLLTARYPGMTIDDSYAVQNTWRRRGIEAGRRPVGRKIGLTSKVMQAATGITEPDYGAIFADMVFENGSVIEHQRFSNVRIEVELAFVLREGLKGPDTTVFDVLRATEYVVPALEILSSRIEMAGRTIVDTVSDNAAMGGMVYGGNPVQVGETDLRWVSALLYRNETIEESGVAAAVLNHPANGVAWLANKLAQHGDALQPGEIVLAGSFTRPMWVEPGDTVLADYRELGTVSCRFV, from the coding sequence ATGCTCGACGACGCGACGATCACCGGCATCGCCGACGAGCTGGCCCGCGCCGAGGCCGAGCGCACCACGGTGCCGCTCCTGACCGCGCGCTATCCCGGCATGACCATCGACGACTCCTACGCCGTGCAGAACACGTGGCGCCGGCGCGGCATCGAGGCGGGCCGCCGCCCCGTGGGCCGCAAGATAGGGCTCACCTCGAAGGTCATGCAGGCAGCCACGGGCATCACCGAGCCGGACTACGGCGCGATCTTCGCCGACATGGTCTTCGAGAACGGCTCGGTCATCGAGCACCAGCGGTTCTCGAACGTCCGGATCGAGGTGGAGCTCGCCTTTGTGCTGCGCGAGGGCCTGAAGGGCCCGGACACCACGGTGTTCGACGTGCTGCGCGCCACCGAGTACGTGGTGCCGGCCCTGGAGATCCTGTCGTCGCGCATCGAGATGGCGGGCCGCACCATCGTCGACACGGTCAGCGACAACGCGGCGATGGGCGGCATGGTCTACGGCGGCAACCCCGTCCAGGTGGGGGAGACGGACCTGCGCTGGGTCTCGGCGCTGCTGTACCGCAACGAGACCATCGAGGAGTCCGGCGTCGCGGCCGCCGTCCTGAACCACCCCGCCAACGGCGTCGCCTGGCTGGCCAACAAGCTCGCCCAGCACGGCGACGCGCTGCAACCGGGGGAGATCGTCCTGGCCGGCTCCTTCACCCGGCCCATGTGGGTGGAGCCCGGCGACACAGTGCTCGCCGACTACCGAGAGCTGGGGACCGTCTCGTGCCGATTCGTCTGA
- a CDS encoding phosphatidylinositol-specific phospholipase C/glycerophosphodiester phosphodiesterase family protein — MRGRTIIGAALAAATLFAGLAAPSSAAPAPAPVPGAATAARASSPGVTLGEPHDAAHAHNDDYEHERPLYDALAHGFTSVEADVWLVDGELLVAHDLADVDPDRTLESLYLDPLQDLVRGRGRGVYPGWDGSLQLLIDIKSDGESTYAAIHEELAEHKRILERSVRGHVRPGPVTAVISGNRPLETMRAQKVRYAFYDGRSADLGSGLPASLVPLVSDNWTNLFTWRGEGPMPAAERQRLHTFVDQAHDAGYRVRFWATPDQPGAAREAVWTELADAGVDHINTDDLAGLDEFLTEREDDSPSV; from the coding sequence ATGCGCGGAAGAACCATCATCGGTGCGGCCCTGGCGGCCGCCACCCTGTTCGCGGGGCTGGCCGCGCCGTCGTCGGCTGCACCAGCGCCCGCACCAGTGCCCGGCGCGGCGACCGCCGCACGGGCCTCCTCGCCCGGCGTCACCCTCGGTGAACCGCACGACGCGGCCCACGCCCACAACGACGACTACGAGCACGAGCGTCCGCTCTACGACGCGCTGGCGCACGGCTTCACCAGCGTCGAGGCCGACGTGTGGCTGGTCGACGGCGAGCTGCTCGTCGCGCACGATCTCGCGGACGTGGACCCGGACCGCACCCTGGAGAGCCTGTACCTGGACCCGCTGCAGGACCTGGTGCGCGGACGGGGCCGGGGCGTGTATCCCGGCTGGGACGGCAGCCTCCAGCTCCTGATCGACATCAAGTCCGACGGCGAGTCCACCTACGCCGCTATCCACGAGGAGCTCGCCGAGCACAAGCGCATCCTGGAGCGTTCGGTGCGCGGCCACGTGCGGCCCGGCCCGGTGACCGCGGTGATCAGCGGCAACCGGCCGCTGGAGACCATGCGGGCGCAGAAGGTGCGGTACGCGTTCTACGACGGGCGGTCGGCCGACCTGGGCTCGGGACTTCCGGCGAGCCTCGTGCCGCTGGTCAGCGACAACTGGACCAACCTCTTCACCTGGCGGGGCGAGGGACCGATGCCCGCCGCCGAGCGCCAGCGCCTGCACACGTTCGTGGACCAGGCGCACGACGCCGGGTACCGGGTCCGGTTCTGGGCCACACCCGACCAGCCGGGCGCGGCTCGCGAGGCCGTGTGGACCGAGCTGGCCGACGCCGGGGTGGACCACATCAACACCGACGACCTGGCGGGCCTGGACGAGTTCCTGACCGAGCGCGAGGACGATAGTCCATCGGTTTGA
- a CDS encoding MarP family serine protease, with amino-acid sequence MSLVDLVLLVVLIIALAAGLSRGLLATLGGLIGLVVGGAAAFWAVPVVNDLLPTTQWRGPVSLAVAILLPLFGASVGAGLGRSLRSGVDRTALRPLERLLGGAANVIVVALALSFVGNAVSATGAPGVASAVSSSAVLRTIDELTPPAVGRPLAEMRAFVLDDGLPRLNMLVVPTQAPVVPAVDLDNPQLEESAQSVARISGIAYACGTSSTGSGFVVADDRLVTNAHVVAGVDRPVVELPGGAVREGRVVYYDPIDDLAVIAVDNLAADPIDIAPTLAVGDEAVVQGYPYGGPFTSGSAGVLSVGTVQVPDSYGTSTEGREIYSLAAVVRPGNSGGPLLTTDGDVAGVIFARDESDLDIGYAMTSAELLPVAAQAPDLDTAVTTGQCAS; translated from the coding sequence GTGAGCCTTGTCGACCTCGTGCTCCTCGTGGTGCTGATCATCGCCCTCGCGGCCGGCCTGAGCCGGGGCCTCCTGGCCACGCTCGGTGGTCTGATCGGCCTCGTCGTCGGCGGCGCCGCGGCCTTCTGGGCGGTCCCGGTGGTCAACGACCTGCTGCCCACCACCCAGTGGCGCGGACCGGTGTCCCTGGCCGTGGCCATCCTGCTGCCGCTGTTCGGGGCTTCCGTCGGCGCCGGGCTGGGCCGCAGCCTGCGCAGCGGCGTCGACCGCACGGCGCTGCGTCCCCTCGAACGCCTCCTCGGCGGCGCCGCGAACGTGATCGTCGTGGCCCTGGCGCTCTCGTTCGTCGGCAACGCGGTCAGCGCGACCGGCGCGCCCGGCGTCGCCTCGGCGGTCTCGTCGTCCGCCGTCCTGCGCACCATCGACGAGCTCACCCCGCCCGCCGTCGGCCGTCCCCTCGCCGAGATGCGTGCCTTTGTGCTCGACGACGGCCTGCCGCGGCTGAACATGCTGGTCGTGCCGACGCAGGCGCCGGTGGTGCCCGCCGTCGACCTGGACAACCCCCAGCTGGAGGAGTCCGCGCAGTCGGTGGCCCGGATCTCGGGCATCGCGTACGCGTGCGGGACGAGCTCGACGGGGTCGGGCTTTGTTGTCGCCGACGACCGGCTCGTCACCAACGCGCACGTCGTGGCCGGTGTGGACCGGCCGGTCGTCGAGCTCCCCGGCGGGGCGGTCCGGGAGGGGCGCGTCGTGTACTACGACCCCATCGACGACCTCGCGGTCATCGCCGTCGACAACCTCGCCGCGGACCCGATCGACATCGCCCCGACCCTGGCGGTCGGCGACGAGGCCGTCGTCCAGGGTTACCCCTACGGGGGGCCGTTCACCTCGGGCAGCGCCGGCGTGCTCAGCGTCGGCACCGTCCAGGTGCCGGACTCGTACGGCACAAGCACCGAGGGACGCGAGATCTACTCGCTGGCCGCCGTGGTGCGGCCCGGCAACTCGGGTGGGCCGCTCCTGACGACGGACGGGGACGTGGCCGGCGTCATCTTCGCGCGGGACGAGTCCGACCTTGACATCGGCTACGCCATGACGAGCGCAGAGCTGCTCCCGGTCGCAGCCCAGGCGCCCGATCTGGACACCGCTGTGACGACGGGACAGTGCGCCTCCTGA
- a CDS encoding aldolase/citrate lyase family protein gives MPIRLNLPPTFSGRIAGSDRPQIGMWVSSGSPLVAEICAGAGLDWLLIDGEHSPIGLETTAALLQAVAPYPVTPVVRAASGDTVLLKQLLDLGAQNVLVPMVDTAEQARAVVQAVRYPPRGVRGVGSALARGARWNRVADYMQDADRYVSLFVQVESTTGVANAAAIAAVDGVDGVFVGPSDLAASMGVLGQQTHPDVVAAVRTTFEAVRAAGKPVGVNAFDPAVAQSYLDAGASFVLVGADVALLARGSEALADTWIPADDERAGEPE, from the coding sequence GTGCCGATTCGTCTGAACCTTCCGCCCACCTTCTCCGGCCGCATCGCCGGGTCCGACCGCCCGCAGATCGGCATGTGGGTCAGCTCCGGCAGCCCGCTGGTGGCCGAGATCTGCGCGGGTGCGGGCCTGGACTGGCTGCTGATCGACGGCGAGCACTCGCCGATCGGCCTGGAGACGACGGCGGCCCTGCTGCAGGCGGTGGCGCCGTACCCGGTCACCCCGGTGGTGCGGGCGGCGTCGGGCGACACCGTGCTGCTCAAGCAGCTGCTCGACCTGGGCGCGCAGAACGTGCTGGTGCCGATGGTCGACACGGCGGAGCAGGCCCGCGCCGTCGTGCAGGCCGTGCGCTATCCGCCGCGCGGCGTGCGCGGCGTGGGCAGCGCGCTGGCCCGCGGTGCCCGCTGGAACCGGGTGGCCGACTACATGCAGGACGCCGACCGGTACGTGTCGCTGTTCGTGCAGGTCGAGTCAACTACCGGCGTCGCGAACGCCGCCGCCATCGCGGCGGTCGACGGGGTCGACGGCGTGTTCGTGGGACCGTCCGACCTGGCGGCCTCCATGGGTGTGCTCGGGCAGCAGACGCACCCGGACGTGGTCGCCGCGGTGCGCACGACGTTCGAGGCCGTGCGCGCCGCGGGCAAACCTGTCGGCGTCAACGCGTTCGACCCCGCCGTGGCCCAGTCCTACCTGGACGCCGGGGCGTCCTTCGTGCTGGTCGGAGCCGACGTCGCGCTGCTGGCCCGCGGCTCGGAGGCGCTCGCCGACACCTGGATCCCGGCGGACGACGAACGGGCGGGGGAGCCGGAGTAG
- a CDS encoding fumarylacetoacetate hydrolase family protein has product MGIEPQAVPLAVRPGKVVAVHIAYVSRADQRGRRPAAPSYFLKPTSSLAATGSVVERPAGTELLAFEGEVALVIGEPARHVPVAEAWGHVAAVTAANDLGVYDLRWADKGSNVRSKGRDGYTPIGPALVDARAVDPAGLRVRTWVNGALVQEDTTGTDELLFPFAQIVADLSQHLTLETGDVILTGTPAGSSVVVPGDVIEVEVDAPAAPGAPTSGRLVTTVVQGDVPFSDVGAGPKIDDTQRAEAWGSREAAGLPPEVASDVAPEPFVLTDELADKLRRAPVAGLSAQLRKRGLDNVIIEGVRPNTPGATLVGRARTLRFVPNREDLFVSHGGGYNAQKRTFDAVGAGEVIVIEARGEKGSATLGDVLALRATARGAAGVVTDGGVRDFDAVAATGLAVFSGGPHPAVLGRRHVPWDTDVAVACGGATVLPGDVIVGDADGVVVVPPHLAQEVADATLAQEEQDAWVAQQVANGHPLDGLFPPNAEWRARYEAWQSQVQGES; this is encoded by the coding sequence ATGGGTATCGAACCGCAGGCGGTGCCGCTGGCGGTACGGCCGGGAAAGGTCGTCGCGGTCCACATCGCGTACGTCTCGCGCGCCGACCAGCGCGGACGGCGCCCCGCAGCGCCGTCGTACTTCCTGAAGCCGACCAGCTCGCTCGCTGCCACGGGCAGCGTGGTCGAGCGGCCGGCCGGCACGGAGCTGCTCGCCTTCGAGGGGGAGGTCGCGCTGGTCATCGGCGAACCTGCCCGGCACGTGCCGGTCGCGGAGGCCTGGGGTCACGTCGCCGCCGTCACCGCCGCGAACGACCTCGGCGTCTATGACCTGCGCTGGGCCGACAAGGGCTCCAACGTGCGCTCCAAGGGCCGCGACGGCTACACGCCGATCGGCCCCGCGCTCGTCGATGCCCGTGCGGTCGACCCGGCGGGGCTGCGGGTGCGCACCTGGGTCAACGGCGCGCTCGTGCAGGAGGACACCACCGGCACCGACGAGCTGCTGTTCCCGTTCGCGCAGATCGTGGCCGACCTGTCCCAGCACCTCACGCTGGAGACGGGCGACGTCATCCTCACGGGCACCCCCGCCGGGTCGAGCGTCGTGGTGCCGGGCGACGTGATCGAGGTCGAGGTGGACGCCCCAGCGGCGCCCGGCGCGCCGACGTCGGGCCGCCTGGTGACCACCGTGGTGCAGGGCGACGTGCCGTTCTCCGACGTCGGCGCGGGACCGAAGATCGACGACACCCAGCGGGCCGAGGCGTGGGGCAGCCGCGAGGCCGCGGGGCTCCCGCCGGAGGTCGCGTCCGACGTCGCGCCGGAGCCGTTCGTGCTCACCGACGAGCTCGCCGACAAGCTGCGGCGCGCACCGGTCGCCGGGCTCTCCGCGCAGCTCCGCAAGCGCGGTCTGGACAACGTGATCATCGAGGGCGTGCGGCCCAACACACCGGGCGCGACGCTCGTGGGCCGGGCGCGCACGCTGCGCTTCGTGCCGAACCGCGAGGACCTGTTCGTCAGCCACGGCGGCGGCTACAACGCGCAGAAGCGCACGTTCGACGCCGTCGGTGCGGGCGAGGTCATCGTCATCGAGGCGCGCGGCGAGAAGGGCTCGGCGACCCTCGGCGACGTCCTCGCGCTGCGCGCGACGGCCCGCGGGGCGGCCGGCGTCGTCACCGACGGCGGTGTGCGCGACTTCGACGCCGTGGCGGCCACGGGACTGGCCGTCTTCTCGGGCGGCCCCCACCCCGCGGTGCTCGGGCGCCGGCACGTGCCGTGGGACACCGACGTGGCCGTCGCCTGTGGGGGAGCGACCGTGCTGCCGGGGGACGTCATCGTCGGTGACGCAGACGGCGTCGTCGTCGTGCCGCCGCACTTGGCGCAGGAGGTGGCTGACGCGACCCTCGCCCAGGAGGAGCAGGACGCCTGGGTGGCGCAGCAGGTGGCCAACGGCCATCCGCTCGACGGCCTGTTCCCGCCGAACGCCGAGTGGCGGGCGCGCTATGAGGCGTGGCAGTCCCAGGTACAGGGGGAGTCGTGA
- the hpaD gene encoding 3,4-dihydroxyphenylacetate 2,3-dioxygenase, producing MTDQIPTAQIPTAQIPTPQAPPPDILRCAYMELVVTDLAASRNFYVDVLGLVVTEEDEDTVYLRSLEEFIHHNLVLRKGPTAAVAAFSYRVRSPEELDRAVAFYSELGCRVERRAEGFTKGIGDSVRVTDPLGFPYEFFYDVEHVERLAWRYDLHTPGALVRLDHFNQVTPDVPRAVKFMEDLGFRVTEDIQDAEGTTYAAWMRRKPTVHDTAMTGGDGPRMHHVAFATHEKHNIIAICDKLGALRLSDRIERGPGRHGVSNAFYLYLRDPDGHRVEIYTQDYYTGDPDNPVVTWDVHDNQRRDWWGNPVVPSWYTEASLVLDLDGNPQPVVARTDTSEMAVTIGADGFSYTRPEDSKQAQDDAEVLPSWKQGEYKLGHQL from the coding sequence ATGACCGACCAGATCCCCACGGCCCAGATCCCCACGGCCCAGATCCCCACGCCCCAGGCGCCGCCGCCGGACATCCTGCGCTGCGCGTACATGGAGCTGGTGGTCACCGACCTGGCGGCCTCCCGGAACTTCTACGTCGATGTCCTCGGCCTGGTGGTCACCGAGGAGGACGAGGACACCGTCTACCTGCGCAGCCTCGAGGAGTTCATCCACCACAACCTCGTGCTCCGCAAGGGTCCGACGGCGGCCGTCGCCGCGTTCTCCTACCGGGTGCGCAGCCCGGAGGAGCTCGACCGGGCCGTCGCGTTCTACTCGGAGCTCGGCTGCCGGGTGGAACGCCGCGCGGAGGGCTTCACCAAGGGGATCGGCGACTCGGTCCGGGTGACCGACCCGCTCGGCTTCCCCTACGAGTTCTTCTACGACGTCGAGCACGTCGAGCGGCTCGCGTGGCGCTACGACCTGCACACCCCCGGCGCCCTCGTGCGCCTGGACCACTTCAACCAGGTCACCCCGGACGTGCCGCGCGCCGTGAAGTTCATGGAGGACCTCGGCTTCCGGGTCACCGAGGACATCCAGGACGCCGAGGGCACCACCTACGCCGCGTGGATGCGCCGCAAGCCCACCGTGCACGACACGGCGATGACCGGCGGCGACGGCCCGCGGATGCACCACGTCGCTTTCGCCACGCACGAGAAGCACAACATCATCGCGATCTGCGACAAGCTCGGCGCGCTGCGCCTGAGCGACCGCATCGAGCGCGGCCCGGGCCGGCACGGCGTCTCGAACGCGTTCTACCTGTACCTGCGCGACCCGGACGGGCACCGCGTGGAGATCTACACGCAGGACTACTACACGGGCGACCCCGACAACCCCGTGGTGACCTGGGACGTGCACGACAACCAGCGCCGCGACTGGTGGGGCAACCCCGTGGTGCCGTCCTGGTACACGGAGGCGTCGCTCGTCCTGGACCTGGACGGCAACCCGCAGCCCGTCGTCGCCCGCACGGACACCTCGGAGATGGCGGTGACCATCGGCGCGGACGGCTTCTCCTACACCCGCCCGGAGGACTCCAAACAAGCCCAGGACGACGCCGAGGTGCTGCCGTCGTGGAAGCAGGGCGAGTACAAGCTGGGACACCAGCTGTGA